One Oncorhynchus clarkii lewisi isolate Uvic-CL-2024 chromosome 32, UVic_Ocla_1.0, whole genome shotgun sequence DNA window includes the following coding sequences:
- the LOC139391793 gene encoding uncharacterized protein: protein MFSRFLTLTMPNVNLILEALSAVSGCNVESATAGTLSLTPQDFVNVVALKEFYVQEGLLELEYPSLGTLSLKGALALPDAPSAASIPQTTVSVNVNEFLDSRYDYDFTNVKDGEAVFTRGKEQYVRPCGWNRIALKVLNKYRDGDGWLGTGDEAWPVSYHGPAMDGSQGIIRNDGDGDGATVGRGVYSTPDINVAEKFSKRFTSKVDNKTYKVVLQNRINHQKRQQCRRESYWLVYVPEGSSPVQERAIVENSIRPYGLLLKEVL, encoded by the coding sequence ATGTTTTCGAGATTTCTAACTCTCACCATGCCAAATGTAAATCTCATCTTGGAGGCTCTGTCTGCTGTCTCAGGTTGCAACGTGGAATCAGCCACCGCGGGAACACTTTCACTAACCCCACAGGACTTTGTCAATGTGGTCGCACTAAAGGAGTTCTACGTACAAGAGGGCCTTCTAGAGTTGGAGTACCCAAGTTTGGGGACATTGTCTTTAAAAGGTGCCTTAGCTTTACCTGATGCCCCATCCGCCGCATCCATTCCACAAACCACTGTTTCTGTGAACGTGAATGAGTTCCTTGATTCTCGGTATGACTACGACTTTACAAATGTTAAGGATGGTGAAGCAGTGTTTACTCGGGGAAAGGAGCAGTACGTCCGACCCTGTGGCTGGAACCGCATTGCCCTGAAGGTGTTGAACAAATACAGGGATGGAGATGGATGGTTGGGGACCGGAGACGAGGCCTGGCCAGTGTCCTACCACGGACCTGCTATGGACGGATCCCAGGGCATCATCAGGaatgatggagatggagatggtgcTACTGTCGGAAGAGGAGTGTACTCAACACCGGACATTAACGTAGCTGAGAAGTTCTCCAAGAGGTTTACGTCCAAAGTAGATAACAAAACCTACAAGGTGGTGCTACAGAATAGGATCAACCACCAGAAAAGGCAACAGTGTCGGAGAGAGAGTTACTGGCTGGTTTATGTGCCTGAGGGATCATCTCCTGTTCAAGAGAGAGCTATTGTGGAGAACTCCATCCGTCCTTATGGT